One genomic window of Oncorhynchus kisutch isolate 150728-3 linkage group LG24, Okis_V2, whole genome shotgun sequence includes the following:
- the kctd6b gene encoding BTB/POZ domain-containing protein KCTD6 isoform X1: MENGDWGHRMTNPVTLNVGGHLYTTSLSTLQRYPDSMLGAMFRGDFPTTRDSQGNYFIDRDGTLFRYVLNFLRTSELTLPVDFTETDLLRKEADFYLIEPLIHCLNEPKPLYPLDIFEQVVELSSTRKLSKYSNPVAVIITQLTITTKVQALLEGICKNFTKWNKHMMDTRDFQVSFTFGPCDYHQEVTLRVHLMDYIMKQGFTIRNTRVHHMSERANENTVEHHWTFCRPARKVED; encoded by the exons ATGGAGAATGGAGACTGGGGCCATAGG ATGACTAACCCAGTGACCTTGAATGTGGGGGGCCACCTGTACACCACCTCCCTATCAACCCTGCAGCGGTACCCAGACTCCATGCTGGGCGCCATGTTCCGTGGGGATTTTCCCACAACGCGGGACTCCCAGGGAAACTACTTCATCGACCGCGATGGGACGCTCTTCCGGTACGTGCTGAACTTCCTACGTACGTCCGAGCTCACACTCCCTGTGGACTTCACTGAAACTGACCTCCTGAGGAAGGAGGCGGATTTCTACTTGATCGAACCGTTGATCCATTGCCTCAATGAACCCAAGCCGCTCTACCCTCTGGACATCTTTGAGCAGGTGGTGGAGCTGTCCAGCACACGGAAACTATCCAAGTATTCAAACCCAGTGGCTGTCATTATCACACAGCTCACCATAACAACCAAGGTGCAAGCCCTGCTGGAGGGCATCTGCAAAAATTTCACCAAGTGGAACAAACACATGATGGACACGAGAGACTTTCAGGTGTCCTTCACTTTTGGACCGTGTGACTACCACCAGGAAGTGACCCTCAGGGTTCACCTAATGGATTACATCATGAAGCAGGGCTTCACCATCCGGAACACTCGAGTGCATCACATGAGCGAGCGAGCCAATGAGAATACAGTGGAGCACCACTGGACATTCTGCAGACCGGCTCGCAAAGTAGAAGACTGA
- the kctd6b gene encoding BTB/POZ domain-containing protein KCTD6 isoform X2, which translates to MTNPVTLNVGGHLYTTSLSTLQRYPDSMLGAMFRGDFPTTRDSQGNYFIDRDGTLFRYVLNFLRTSELTLPVDFTETDLLRKEADFYLIEPLIHCLNEPKPLYPLDIFEQVVELSSTRKLSKYSNPVAVIITQLTITTKVQALLEGICKNFTKWNKHMMDTRDFQVSFTFGPCDYHQEVTLRVHLMDYIMKQGFTIRNTRVHHMSERANENTVEHHWTFCRPARKVED; encoded by the coding sequence ATGACTAACCCAGTGACCTTGAATGTGGGGGGCCACCTGTACACCACCTCCCTATCAACCCTGCAGCGGTACCCAGACTCCATGCTGGGCGCCATGTTCCGTGGGGATTTTCCCACAACGCGGGACTCCCAGGGAAACTACTTCATCGACCGCGATGGGACGCTCTTCCGGTACGTGCTGAACTTCCTACGTACGTCCGAGCTCACACTCCCTGTGGACTTCACTGAAACTGACCTCCTGAGGAAGGAGGCGGATTTCTACTTGATCGAACCGTTGATCCATTGCCTCAATGAACCCAAGCCGCTCTACCCTCTGGACATCTTTGAGCAGGTGGTGGAGCTGTCCAGCACACGGAAACTATCCAAGTATTCAAACCCAGTGGCTGTCATTATCACACAGCTCACCATAACAACCAAGGTGCAAGCCCTGCTGGAGGGCATCTGCAAAAATTTCACCAAGTGGAACAAACACATGATGGACACGAGAGACTTTCAGGTGTCCTTCACTTTTGGACCGTGTGACTACCACCAGGAAGTGACCCTCAGGGTTCACCTAATGGATTACATCATGAAGCAGGGCTTCACCATCCGGAACACTCGAGTGCATCACATGAGCGAGCGAGCCAATGAGAATACAGTGGAGCACCACTGGACATTCTGCAGACCGGCTCGCAAAGTAGAAGACTGA
- the abhd6b gene encoding monoacylglycerol lipase ABHD6b isoform X1 — translation MSHNNALKTFLLLLKGKSKIETVKEQNTHLSLHVAERDSERKRNSIYQFLNRYWRRTLGLQVRYADCGGYRFCYSYRGKPGFRPSILMLHGFSAHKDTWLTMVKYLPKHLHILCVDMPGHEGTTRTNSEDYSIQGQVKRIHQFVENVRLNRKPFHLVGTSMGGNVAGVYAASFPSEICSITLICPAGIRYPCETKFDNHLQDLEHSHYTLSIPLIPSTPEEMEDMLRLCSHVRFKIPQQILQGLVDVRLPHNDFYQEVFMEILGENSRYALQDNLQLITAPLQVIWGKQDQVVDVSGAVVVAEALPGCRVDLLENCGHSVVMERPRRTAKLIMEFIISLGTTSGTIKKHS, via the exons ATGAGCCATAACAACGCTCTAAAGACATTCTTGCTCTTGCTAAAAGGGAAATCCAAAATAGAAACAGTAAAAGAGCAGaacactcatctctctctacatgttgcagagagagactcagagcgAAAGAGAAACAGTATTTATCAATTCCTCAATAGGTACTGGAGGAGGACCCTGGGTCTACAGGTGCGCTATGCAGACTGTGGGGGATACCGCTTCTGTTACTCTTACAGAGGGAAGCCGGGGTTCAGACCATCCATCCTCATGCTACATGGTTTCTCTGCTCACAAAGACACATGGCTCACTATGGTCAAG TATCTACCCAAACACCTGCACATACTGTGCGTGGATATGCCTGGCCATGAGGGAACCACTCGTACCAACTCAGAGGACTACTCCATCCAGGGCCAGGTCAAGAGGATTCATCAG TTTGTGGAGAATGTTCGACTGAACAGGAAGCCCTTCCATCTGGTCGGGACCTCCATGGGGGGCAATGTGGCAGGAGTGTACGCAGCCAGCTTCCCCTCCGAAATCTGTAGCATCACCCTTATCTGTCCAGCAG GTATACGATACCCCTGTGAGACAAAATTTGACAATCATCTGCAGGAccttgagcacagccattacactctgAGCATCCCACTGATTCCGTCCACACCAGAGGAGATGGAGGATATGCTCAGGCTTTGCTCCCATGTCCGCTTTAAGATCCCTCAACAG ATTCTTCAAGGACTGGTGGATGTTCGGCTTCCACACAATGATTTTTATCAAGAAG TTTTCATGGAGATATTGGGTGAGAACTCCAGATACGCCCTACAGGACAATTTGCAGCTGATTACTGCCCCTTTGCAAGTCATTTGGGGCAAACAGGACCAG GTGGTGGATGTCTCTGGAGCTGTGGTAGTGGCGGAGGCCTTGCCCGGTTGCAGGGTGGACCTGTTAGAGAACTGTGGCCACTCTGTGGTGATGGAGAGGCCTCGCCGGACAGCCAAACTCATCATGGAGTTTATTATCTCCCTGGGTACCACCAGCGGAACCATTAAGAAGCACTCCTGA
- the abhd6b gene encoding monoacylglycerol lipase ABHD6b isoform X2 has product MAADLDMVNLLVLAGATLAIPILSFVASFILWPSALIKIYYWYWRRTLGLQVRYADCGGYRFCYSYRGKPGFRPSILMLHGFSAHKDTWLTMVKYLPKHLHILCVDMPGHEGTTRTNSEDYSIQGQVKRIHQFVENVRLNRKPFHLVGTSMGGNVAGVYAASFPSEICSITLICPAGIRYPCETKFDNHLQDLEHSHYTLSIPLIPSTPEEMEDMLRLCSHVRFKIPQQILQGLVDVRLPHNDFYQEVFMEILGENSRYALQDNLQLITAPLQVIWGKQDQVVDVSGAVVVAEALPGCRVDLLENCGHSVVMERPRRTAKLIMEFIISLGTTSGTIKKHS; this is encoded by the exons ATGGCCGCGGATTTAGATATGGTGAACTTGTTGGTCCTTGCTGGTGCAACGTTGGCCATTCCTATTCTGTCTTTTGTGGCCTCTTTTATCCTCTGGCCCTCAGCCCTCATCAAAATTTATTACTG GTACTGGAGGAGGACCCTGGGTCTACAGGTGCGCTATGCAGACTGTGGGGGATACCGCTTCTGTTACTCTTACAGAGGGAAGCCGGGGTTCAGACCATCCATCCTCATGCTACATGGTTTCTCTGCTCACAAAGACACATGGCTCACTATGGTCAAG TATCTACCCAAACACCTGCACATACTGTGCGTGGATATGCCTGGCCATGAGGGAACCACTCGTACCAACTCAGAGGACTACTCCATCCAGGGCCAGGTCAAGAGGATTCATCAG TTTGTGGAGAATGTTCGACTGAACAGGAAGCCCTTCCATCTGGTCGGGACCTCCATGGGGGGCAATGTGGCAGGAGTGTACGCAGCCAGCTTCCCCTCCGAAATCTGTAGCATCACCCTTATCTGTCCAGCAG GTATACGATACCCCTGTGAGACAAAATTTGACAATCATCTGCAGGAccttgagcacagccattacactctgAGCATCCCACTGATTCCGTCCACACCAGAGGAGATGGAGGATATGCTCAGGCTTTGCTCCCATGTCCGCTTTAAGATCCCTCAACAG ATTCTTCAAGGACTGGTGGATGTTCGGCTTCCACACAATGATTTTTATCAAGAAG TTTTCATGGAGATATTGGGTGAGAACTCCAGATACGCCCTACAGGACAATTTGCAGCTGATTACTGCCCCTTTGCAAGTCATTTGGGGCAAACAGGACCAG GTGGTGGATGTCTCTGGAGCTGTGGTAGTGGCGGAGGCCTTGCCCGGTTGCAGGGTGGACCTGTTAGAGAACTGTGGCCACTCTGTGGTGATGGAGAGGCCTCGCCGGACAGCCAAACTCATCATGGAGTTTATTATCTCCCTGGGTACCACCAGCGGAACCATTAAGAAGCACTCCTGA